One Candidatus Poribacteria bacterium genomic window carries:
- the atpH gene encoding ATP synthase F1 subunit delta produces MRDIRVAKPYARALYDAALEQGALDAITADMDKLQGLIERSVELTQLVHSPILSPQFKSETFQQLFADAMQPLTINFFKLLASKQRERYLIAIIDAFSAIVDEAAGRLVAKVTTAVPITPEQEERLTQQLSAYSGKQVRLETTTDAQIEGGFIVQLDDTVFDASVASQLQRLKQQLAKG; encoded by the coding sequence ATGAGAGACATTCGGGTTGCGAAACCTTACGCCCGTGCCTTATACGATGCGGCGTTAGAACAAGGTGCTTTGGACGCTATCACCGCAGATATGGACAAGCTGCAAGGATTAATCGAACGATCTGTGGAACTCACGCAATTAGTTCATAGCCCTATATTGTCTCCACAATTTAAAAGCGAGACGTTTCAGCAGCTTTTCGCAGACGCGATGCAGCCTCTGACGATTAACTTCTTCAAACTACTTGCATCAAAGCAGCGTGAACGTTACCTCATCGCAATTATAGATGCCTTTTCAGCAATTGTTGACGAAGCTGCTGGTAGGCTCGTCGCAAAAGTGACGACCGCTGTGCCTATAACACCGGAGCAAGAGGAACGACTCACACAGCAATTAAGCGCGTATTCGGGAAAACAGGTGCGATTGGAAACTACAACTGATGCACAGATTGAAGGCGGCTTCATCGTACAATTAGATGACACTGTTTTTGATGCAAGTGTCGCATCACAACTCCAACGCCTGAAGCAACAACTCGCGAAAGGGTAA
- the atpA gene encoding F0F1 ATP synthase subunit alpha: protein MAREVRPDEISNILKQQLQQFEQDVDVYDSGTVLEVGDGIARVYGLANAMASEMIEFPNDIYGIAFNLEEDNVGCVLFGEDQLIHEGDTAKRTGRLAEVPVGEALLGRIVDALGQPIDGLGDIETEHRLPVERKGLGIVERQPVSEPLYTGLKAIDSLTPIGRGQRELIIGDRRTGKTAIAIDAILSQKNTDVYCIYVAIGQKGSTLAQVANTLREHNAMEYTTIVAAAASEPSPLQYIAPYSGTSMGEYFSNNGKHALIIYDDLTKHAWAYRQMSLLSRRPPGREAYPGDVFYLHSRLLERSAKLSDELGGGSLTALPIIEIFEGDLTTYIPTNVISITDGQIYLTTDLFNQGVRPAIDVGLSVSRVGGDAQVKAMKSDEVAGTLKLDLASFREVAAFAQFGSDLDALTQSMLLRGTRLVELLKQPQYEPMPVEREVTSIFCGTNGYLDDVPEAEVARFESEFLQYLDRNHAELLSEIAETGLLSDELLETLHTAVKTFKENWSEAPASTPGQEDAHTESEDAPTEGE, encoded by the coding sequence ATGGCAAGAGAAGTCCGACCGGACGAAATATCAAATATCCTTAAACAACAACTGCAACAGTTTGAACAGGACGTGGATGTCTATGATTCCGGCACTGTGCTGGAGGTAGGCGATGGTATCGCGCGCGTGTATGGGCTTGCGAATGCCATGGCGAGCGAAATGATCGAATTCCCTAATGACATCTACGGCATTGCTTTCAACCTCGAAGAAGATAACGTCGGTTGCGTCCTGTTCGGCGAAGACCAACTCATACACGAAGGCGATACCGCCAAACGGACAGGGCGACTCGCCGAAGTCCCTGTCGGTGAGGCACTCCTCGGACGAATTGTCGATGCACTCGGTCAACCTATTGATGGTTTGGGTGATATTGAAACTGAACATCGACTGCCGGTTGAACGGAAGGGGTTGGGCATTGTCGAACGGCAACCCGTTAGCGAACCACTTTACACAGGTTTAAAAGCGATTGACAGTTTGACACCCATTGGGCGCGGTCAACGGGAACTCATTATCGGGGACCGGCGAACCGGCAAAACCGCAATCGCCATAGACGCTATTCTGAGTCAGAAAAACACAGATGTCTACTGTATTTATGTCGCTATCGGTCAAAAAGGGTCTACGCTGGCACAAGTTGCCAATACCCTTCGCGAACATAATGCAATGGAATATACGACCATCGTCGCTGCCGCCGCAAGTGAGCCATCACCCCTTCAGTACATCGCGCCCTATTCAGGCACTTCAATGGGTGAATACTTCAGCAATAACGGCAAACACGCGCTTATCATATACGATGACTTGACAAAACACGCCTGGGCATATCGACAAATGTCACTGCTTTCACGAAGACCCCCAGGTCGCGAAGCATACCCCGGCGATGTCTTCTATCTACACTCTCGTCTCTTAGAACGCTCCGCAAAACTTAGTGACGAATTAGGCGGTGGTTCCCTCACTGCCCTGCCAATCATCGAAATCTTTGAAGGCGACTTGACGACCTACATCCCTACAAACGTTATCTCTATCACCGATGGACAGATATACCTCACAACGGATCTGTTTAACCAAGGTGTAAGACCGGCAATTGATGTCGGACTATCTGTTTCGCGGGTCGGTGGAGATGCGCAAGTCAAAGCCATGAAATCGGATGAGGTTGCGGGTACCCTTAAACTTGACCTTGCGAGTTTCCGAGAAGTGGCTGCCTTTGCACAGTTCGGGTCTGACTTGGACGCATTAACGCAATCTATGCTCCTACGCGGCACACGGCTCGTGGAATTGCTGAAACAACCGCAATACGAACCGATGCCTGTTGAGCGGGAAGTCACATCTATTTTCTGTGGTACGAACGGCTACTTGGATGATGTTCCTGAAGCGGAAGTGGCTCGGTTTGAATCCGAATTTCTACAATACCTTGACAGGAATCATGCTGAACTCCTCTCAGAAATCGCAGAGACAGGCTTACTCAGTGATGAACTCCTTGAGACCTTGCACACTGCTGTTAAGACTTTCAAGGAGAACTGGAGTGAAGCACCCGCATCAACACCGGGACAAGAGGACGCACACACTGAATCAGAGGACGCGCCCACAGAAGGTGAGTAA
- a CDS encoding ATP synthase subunit I has translation MGPVLEFGDRTIRHIYILTICLTVVIAAVLLGFKRPALPSFLIGSAISLSLFWSLEFAVRRLVRPGKSKRTKSLLGFIALGKYTVLGGLLYLLFKMEWMNIYALAGGIALVQGAIIIKAISLIMNIRSNKDPNES, from the coding sequence ATGGGTCCCGTTTTGGAGTTTGGCGACCGAACTATCCGCCATATTTACATCTTGACAATCTGCCTTACCGTCGTGATTGCGGCAGTCCTTTTAGGATTCAAACGCCCCGCGCTCCCGAGTTTCTTGATTGGAAGTGCTATCAGCCTGAGTCTATTCTGGTCGCTCGAATTTGCTGTTCGGCGACTCGTTCGGCCCGGGAAATCGAAGCGCACGAAGTCCTTGCTCGGCTTTATCGCACTCGGTAAATATACAGTGCTCGGCGGACTTCTCTATCTCCTCTTCAAAATGGAGTGGATGAATATATACGCGCTGGCTGGGGGGATTGCTTTAGTACAAGGTGCCATCATTATCAAAGCGATCAGCTTGATAATGAACATCCGTTCAAATAAGGACCCCAATGAGTCTTGA
- a CDS encoding AtpZ/AtpI family protein, with amino-acid sequence MFKRRLNQFKHENVGMFDLASIGITLALAICIGYFGGKWIGGKLGNAAVGSYIGFGLGVAAGFMEMFRSVARWNRRLEAIEKQRRSTSEQAQGTGQE; translated from the coding sequence ATGTTTAAACGTCGGCTCAACCAATTCAAACATGAAAATGTGGGAATGTTTGACCTCGCATCCATCGGGATAACGCTTGCGCTCGCGATCTGCATCGGTTATTTCGGGGGTAAGTGGATCGGTGGAAAATTAGGCAATGCAGCAGTCGGATCGTACATCGGTTTCGGACTGGGGGTCGCCGCTGGATTCATGGAAATGTTTCGGTCAGTGGCGCGCTGGAACCGGCGACTTGAAGCTATAGAAAAACAACGTCGTTCGACTTCCGAACAAGCACAAGGCACTGGACAAGAATAA
- the atpB gene encoding F0F1 ATP synthase subunit A produces MKKLSFICLVAGLSLAIVAGSFAADNGHRSLLYPISQILPDEMIPEPTRWHQPDLIPNTYFAVLVLVLFFILATRKLKRIPEGKGQTLLEVFVGGIMDFFGGILGDHGKKYVPFVGSFFIFILFLNYLGVIPGLQPPTADLNTTLALGITAVLGVQIIAIKENGIGGYLKHLAGNPPWLGVLMFPLEVVAQLSRAGSLAVRLFGNIFGEKAVVIELTKLGLIVLIADAIPIIPVQVPMLFFGLFAGFLQAFVFTILTSIYIVLFIEHHDDAHEAHH; encoded by the coding sequence ATGAAAAAACTATCGTTTATCTGCTTGGTTGCTGGACTCAGTTTGGCAATAGTAGCTGGGAGTTTCGCAGCCGACAACGGTCACCGTAGTTTGCTCTATCCGATTTCACAGATCTTACCGGATGAGATGATCCCTGAACCGACGCGGTGGCATCAACCCGATCTAATTCCCAATACATACTTTGCTGTTCTCGTCTTAGTACTGTTTTTTATCTTGGCTACTCGGAAGTTGAAACGGATACCTGAAGGGAAAGGGCAAACGCTGTTAGAGGTATTTGTCGGCGGTATTATGGACTTCTTCGGCGGGATTTTAGGCGACCACGGCAAAAAGTATGTTCCCTTTGTTGGCTCCTTCTTCATCTTCATTCTCTTCCTGAACTATCTCGGAGTTATTCCGGGGCTTCAACCTCCAACAGCAGATTTGAATACAACGCTCGCGCTCGGGATAACCGCCGTATTAGGCGTTCAAATTATCGCTATTAAAGAGAACGGGATAGGCGGTTATCTGAAACATTTAGCCGGTAACCCACCGTGGTTAGGTGTTTTGATGTTCCCGCTTGAAGTGGTCGCTCAGTTATCACGCGCCGGTTCGCTGGCTGTCCGTCTTTTCGGGAACATCTTTGGCGAGAAAGCGGTTGTTATTGAACTGACAAAACTCGGACTTATCGTGCTGATTGCGGATGCTATACCGATTATTCCGGTGCAAGTGCCTATGCTGTTTTTCGGGCTATTTGCTGGCTTCCTGCAAGCATTCGTTTTTACTATTTTAACATCTATCTACATCGTGCTGTTCATAGAACACCATGACGACGCGCATGAAGCGCATCACTAA
- the atpF gene encoding F0F1 ATP synthase subunit B: MRNIIYRLSLCKGRYRTFYGCCLILMGMYANSAFAAEAPAEGGLLALLGIDPKTIIIQTIGFLVVLAVLWKFVFGKVGGLLEDRRSEITSQIEQLRVDREELDRLTAETRQRLADIETEAQTKIQTAIEQGNTERQDILTLARQEAEDEVARARAEIQREKDEAISELRGVVAELAIDAASKIISEELNPERHQHIIDASISRLPADPR, translated from the coding sequence ATGCGAAACATTATATATAGGCTTTCACTTTGCAAGGGACGCTACCGGACATTTTACGGATGCTGCCTCATCTTAATGGGGATGTACGCCAATAGTGCGTTCGCTGCCGAGGCTCCTGCTGAAGGAGGGCTTCTTGCGCTGCTTGGCATTGATCCGAAGACGATTATCATCCAAACTATCGGTTTTCTGGTCGTGCTCGCCGTGCTTTGGAAGTTTGTTTTCGGCAAGGTCGGAGGGCTCTTAGAAGACCGCAGATCTGAAATCACTTCGCAGATAGAACAATTGCGGGTTGATCGTGAAGAGTTGGACAGGCTCACCGCAGAGACGCGTCAACGCTTAGCCGATATTGAGACCGAAGCGCAAACTAAAATCCAAACTGCGATTGAACAAGGGAACACCGAACGTCAGGACATCCTCACACTGGCGCGACAAGAAGCAGAGGATGAAGTCGCGAGAGCCAGAGCCGAGATTCAACGTGAAAAAGACGAAGCCATCTCCGAACTGCGAGGGGTCGTCGCTGAACTCGCAATTGATGCTGCCAGCAAGATTATAAGCGAAGAACTCAACCCAGAGAGGCATCAGCACATTATTGACGCATCCATTAGTAGGTTGCCAGCAGATCCGCGTTAG
- a CDS encoding ATP synthase F0 subunit C — protein MIYLAVLAFGVTLGLPIAVIFASRAQGSATSTALEGISRQPDSAPQIQTAMIIGLALIESLVIYALLMFFILQAKLPEGQILQNMIDADARRVTTDDGTGR, from the coding sequence ATGATTTATCTAGCAGTGTTGGCGTTTGGCGTGACTTTAGGATTGCCGATCGCCGTCATTTTCGCCTCAAGAGCACAAGGAAGTGCAACAAGCACTGCTCTTGAAGGGATATCACGTCAACCTGATTCCGCACCGCAGATCCAGACTGCGATGATTATCGGTTTGGCACTCATCGAATCGCTCGTTATCTATGCGCTTTTAATGTTCTTTATCTTGCAGGCAAAACTCCCGGAAGGTCAAATCCTGCAAAATATGATTGATGCAGACGCGAGACGAGTCACGACAGATGACGGTACCGGAAGATAA